Proteins from one Ipomoea triloba cultivar NCNSP0323 chromosome 1, ASM357664v1 genomic window:
- the LOC116026302 gene encoding putative receptor-like protein kinase At4g00960, which translates to MDSPFRCFLLGLGYTLCIFTLFAGVSSQPLGQLCPNTSTYAPNSNYRANLNLLLSALSSNANRQNGFYNATVGGRNASDAAVHGLLMCRGDVSAGVCTTCVGDATVAVLQRCPNQMTATIWYDYCMLRYSDVPLYGRRDQSSVILILRNAQNDSQPERFMQSVRNTLDQVVTLVANDESPDRKFATRETNVTGSESIYCLGQCRPDLSGLDCQTCLSSSIQQLQIPSLGARTITSDCNIRYETYSFYNSTAASAPPPPPPPVPIRPPPPPTGEGNSGNSSSTVIIAIVVPIVAGFILFIAIFCFMRAKKAKKQITTTEQTDVSGISTEDCLQYDLATIQVITDDFSPERKIGEGGYGSVYKGKLPTGQEVAIKRLSRNSGQGAQEFRMEVEVVAKLQHRNLVRLLGFCSEGEEKILIYEFVSNKSLDYFLFDPEKRHLLDWSKRYKIIEGIARGLLYLHEDSRLRIIHRDLKAGNILLDGDMNAKIADFGMAKIFGVDQTQGNTNRVVGTYGYMSPEYAMHGHFSVKSDIYSFGVLLLEIVTGKKNTNFSDPSGVQDLLSYAWKHWRDGTPLGILDPVLGESYSRNEVIQCIHIGLLCVQEDVDERPTMANVDLMLNSYSATRSATREPAFFYSGRSEPKGEESDKSKSKSMPWSINEMSITELDPR; encoded by the exons atgGATTCTCCATTCAGATGCTTTCTGCTGGGGCTGGGCTACACCCTCTGCATCTTCACTCTGTTCGCCGGAGTTTCCTCTCAACCTCTCGGACAGTTATGCCCCAACACCTCCACTTACGCTCCTAACAGCAATTATCGAGCCAACCTCAATCTTCTCCTCTCCGCCCTTTCTTCCAACGCCAACCGCCAAAACGGCTTTTACAACGCCACCGTCGGGGGCCGCAACGCCTCCGACGCCGCCGTGCACGGCCTGCTCATGTGCCGGGGCGACGTCTCGGCCGGCGTTTGCACGACGTGTGTAGGCGATGCCACCGTGGCCGTATTGCAGCGATGCCCCAACCAAATGACCGCAACTATCTGGTACGATTACTGTATGTTGCGTTACTCCGACGTGCCTTTATATGGGAGACGCGACCAGTCTTCTGTCATTTTAATTCTGCGTAACGCTCAGAACGATTCTCAACCCGAGAGGTTCATGCAGTCTGTGAGAAACACGTTGGATCAGGTGGTCACTCTAGTGGCCAACGATGAATCCCCCGACAGGAAATTCGCGACTCGAGAAACTAACGTCACTGGATCTGAGAGTATCTACTGTCTTGGGCAGTGCCGCCCGGATCTTTCCGGCTTGGATTGTCAGACATGCCTAAGCAGCAGTATCCAACAACTGCAAATTCCATCACTGGGTGCTAGAACTATCACCTCAGACTGTAATATTAGGTATGAGACCTACAGTTTCTACAATAGCACAGCCGCCTCtgcgccaccgccaccgccgcctCCAGTTCCAATCcgtcctcctcctcctcccacCGGCGAAG GAAACAGTGGAAATTCATCTTCAACGGTGATAATTGCCATTGTGGTTCCTATCGTTGCTGGGTTTATACTCTTCATTGCAATCTTCTGTTTTATGAGAGCTAAAAAAGCCAAGAAACAAATTACTACAACAGAGCAAACAG ATGTGTCTGGAATCTCAACTGAGGATTGCTTGCAGTATGATCTTGCTACTATTCAAGTTATTACAGATGATTTCTCCCCCGAAAGGAAAATTGGCGAAGGTGGATATGGTTCTGTATACAAG GGAAAGCTTCCTACCGGACAAGAGGTAGCTATAAAACGGCTTTCAAGAAACTCTGGACAAGGAGCTCAAGAATTCAGGATGGAAGTAGAAGTAGTTGCCAAACTTCAACATAGAAATTTAGTAAGGCTACTGGGATTTTGCTCCGAAGGAGAAGAGAAGATACTAATCTATGAATTTGTGTCCAACAAAAGTCTTGACTACTTTTTATTTG ATCCTGAAAAGCGGCACCTATTGGATTGGTCAAAGCGTTATAAGATTATAGAAGGGATAGCACGAGGACTACTATATCTTCATGAAGATTCTCGTCTTAGAATCATACACCGTGATCTCAAAGCAGGTAATATATTGTTGGATGGAGACATGAACGCGAAAATAGCAGATTTTGGCATGGCCAAAATATTTGGAGTCGATCAAACCCAAGGAAATACAAACAGAGTTGTCGGAACATA TGGTTACATGTCTCCTGAGTATGCAATGCATGGCCACTTCTCTGTGAAGTCTGATATTTATAGTTTCGGTGTTCTCCTTTTGGAGATTGTAACCGGGAAAAAAAACACCAACTTCAGTGATCCAAGTGGAGTGCAGGATCTTCTTAGCTAT GCTTGGAAACATTGGAGGGATGGCACACCTTTAGGAATATTGGATCCAGTTCTTGGAGAATCGTACTCGAGAAATGAAGTCATCCAATGCATCCATATCGGCTTGTTATGCGTTCAAGAAGATGTCGACGAAAGGCCTACAATGGCTAATGTTGACCTAATGCTCAATAGTTATTCTGCTACTAGATCAGCTACTCGTGAACCAGCATTTTTCTATAGTGGAAGATCAGAGCCTAAAGGAGAAGAGTCAGATAAGTCTAAGAGCAAGTCCATGCCATGGTCTATAAATGAAATGTCCATTACTGAGCTAGATCCAAGATGA
- the LOC116026402 gene encoding transcription factor ILR3-like, whose protein sequence is MAAPEEDCSNWLLDLGFEDISVPGAHFPSLEPGFQWPPNAFSVPAAPSTGLDVSDGNSDVLKECNSKKRARSEACNAPESKAHREKMRRDRLNDRFQELSSVLDPGKPPKMDKSAILSDAVRMVVQLRDEAQKLKKSFDNLQEKVNELKAEKNELRDEKQKLKTEKDKLEQQLKALNSQPGFLPHPPAIPAPFAAPHQVVGSKLVPFVGYPGIPMWQFAPAAAVDTSEDHALRPPVA, encoded by the exons ATGGCGGCTCCGGAGGAGGACTGCTCCAACTGGCTCCTCGATCTGGGATTTGAAGACATTTCTGTGCCCGGCGCCCACTTCCCTTCTCTTGAACCTGGATTTCAATGGCCTCCTAATGCTTTCTCCGTTCCCGCCGCTCCTAG TACTGGGCTTGATGTATCGGATGGCAATTCTGACGTTTTGAAGGAATGCAACTCCAAAAAGAG GGCGAGATCAGAAGCATGCAATGCACCTGAATCCAAAGCACATAGGGAGAAAATGCGCAGGGATAGGCTGAATGACCG ATTCCAAGAATTAAGTTCTGTCCTGGATCCTGGCAAGCCACCGAAAATGGACAAATCAGCCATATTGAGCGATGCTGTTCGAATGGTAGTTCAGCTGAGGGATGAAGCTCAGAAGCTGAAGAAGTCGTTTGACAATTTACAGGAGAAGGTTAATGAACTAAAG GCTGAGAAAAACGAACTTAGAGATGAGAAACAAAAGTTGAAAACTGAGAAGGACAAACTCGAGCAGCAACTAAAAGCCTTGAACTCTCAACCCGGTTTCCTACCTCACCCTCCTGCAATTCCCGCTCCATTTGCAGCTCCTCATCAAGTTGTTGGCAGCAAGCTGGTGCCATTTGTCGGCTATCCTGGAATTCCCATGTGGCAATTCGCACCTGCTGCCGCTGTTGATACATCAGAAGATCACGCCCTCCGCCCCCCAGTTGCTTAA
- the LOC116026337 gene encoding GLABROUS1 enhancer-binding protein-like gives MAKNRPEPAKSVDSEEEESEQEEEEASSDENGGSDSEPETPLTQVSTKKPSASAPKKPQPSSQPKRVSSSEESGSESDDDSDSNPNVKPIASKPMDAPSAAATPTKKPRSKPAAPRPTSPTKSAAGTKRPAAADGEAKESKKSKKKPNPEVESSVKKSVTEDSKKKPSVEVESSAKKSLSEDSKKQLFQRLWSEEDEIAVLKGMIAYTEEKNADPVADLNAFHDFIRESLHIDVTRTQLQDKIRRLKKKYENNARTSQKKGKERTFSKIHEQNGYDLSKKIWGGHKAQNGSVVKAAESSKASNASARKDRIKNAVIPVKDSTVAAAAEVVDHVLDEEKEANTNMDVDINVEASKSLNLSGGSLFGKSVNELAEWIEKNKAGLSEEKLIEMEGKWKALKVAELELFLKKTALIQEQGRLVLDALK, from the coding sequence ATGGCTAAGAACCGACCCGAACCCGCGAAATCTGTCGATTCGGAGGAGGAGGAATCCGAGCAAGAGGAGGAAGAAGCTTCATCTGACGAGAATGGAGGTTCCGATTCCGAGCCAGAAACACCCTTAACCCAGGTTTCCACCAAAAAGCCTTCCGCCTCCGCTCCCAAGAAGCCCCAACCCTCTTCTCAACCCAAACGCGTCTCCTCTTCCGAGGAATCCGGTTCCGAATCTGACGACGATTCCGACTCCAACCCTAATGTCAAGCCCATCGCTTCCAAGCCCATGGACGCTCCTTCCGCCGCCGCTACGCCCACTAAGAAGCCCAGATCCAAACCTGCCGCTCCTAGGCCCACTTCTCCGACCAAATCCGCCGCCGGAACTAAGCGCCCAGCCGCCGCGGACGGTGAAGCCAAGGAATCGAAGAAGTCCAAGAAGAAACCCAATCCTGAGGTTGAGAGTTCGGTTAAGAAATCGGTGACTGAAGACTCAAAGAAGAAACCCTCTGTTGAGGTTGAGAGTTCTGCAAAGAAATCACTTTCTGAAGACTCAaaaaagcaactttttcaaagACTCTGGAGCGAGGAGGACGAGATTGCTGTTCTGAAGGGCATGATCGCTTATACGGAAGAAAAGAATGCTGATCCAGTTGCTGACTTGAACGCTTTCCATGATTTTATTCGAGAGTCTCTGCATATTGATGTCACCCGGACTCAATTGCAAGACAAGATACGGAGGCTGAAGAAGAAGTATGAAAACAATGCCCGTACTAGTCAAAAGAAAGGAAAGGAGAGAACTTTCTCCAAAATCCACGAGCAAAATGGGTATGATTTGTCCAAAAAGATATGGGGTGGCCATAAAGCCCAGAATGGGAGTGTTGTTAAAGCTGCAGAGAGCTCGAAAGCTAGTAATGCAAGTGCAAGGAAAGACCGGATTAAGAATGCTGTTATTCCAGTTAAGGATTCCACTGTAGCAGCAGCAGCTGAGGTGGTTGATCATGTTTTGGATGAAGAGAAAGAAGCTAACACAAACATGGATGTTGATATCAATGTGGAAGCTTCCAAGAGTTTGAATTTGAGTGGAGGAAGTCTCTTTGGGAAGTCAGTGAATGAGTTGGCAGAGTGGATTGAGAAGAACAAGGCTGGGCTTAGCGAGGAAAAATTGATTGAGATGGAGGGGAAGTGGAAGGCACTTAAAGTAGCCGAGCTCGAGCTGTTCTTGAAAAAGACTGCCTTGATTCAGGAGCAGGGAAGACTGGTTTTGGATGCACTGAAATAG
- the LOC116026386 gene encoding protein HEAT-STRESS-ASSOCIATED 32: protein MAAYRWKSFFDDEDRPEKPRSYGVTEMRSPHYSLFSRPLLQDIFESMGQFVDGLKFSGGSHSMMPKTYIRDVIDMAHKHNVYVTSGDCAENLLRKGPSHLKEYIEEYKQLGFDTIELDVTSLDIPEETLLRYVRLIKSDGLRVKPQFSVKFNKSDVPLSSNRAFGAYVVPTPRSSDYVEDVDLLVRRAERCLEAGADMIMIDADDLCRHADSVRGDLIAKIIGRLGLEKTMFEASSPQTSEWFVKQYGPKVNLFVDHSQVMDLECLRGQNLGKNHTSILGSSYYLF from the exons ATGGCAGCGTACAGGTGGAAGAGCTTCTTCGACGACGAAGATCGGCCGGAAAAGCCAAGGAGCTATGGCGTCACCGAAATGAGGTCTCCGCATTACTCTCTCTTCTCCCGCCCCCTCCTCCAG GATATTTTTGAGTCTATGGGGCAGTTTGTTGATGGGCTGAAGTTTAGTGGAGGATCTCATAGTATGATGCCAAAGACATACATCAGAGACGTAATTGACATGGCACATAAACACAATGTATATGTTACCAGTGGTGATTGTGCTGAAAACTTGCTTCGCAAAGGTCCTTCACATCTTAAAGAATACATTGAG GAATATAAGCAGTTGGGATTTGATACCATTGAACTCGATGTTACATCATTAGATATTCCTGAGGAGACTCTTTTAAGATATGTGCGGTTGATTAAGAGTGATGGTCTTCGAGTTAAGCCTCAGTTTTCAGTCAAGTTTAACAAGTCGGATGTGCCCTTGAGCAGCAATAGAGCTTTTGGAGCTTATGTTGTTCCAACGCCTCGAAGTTCAG ACTATGTTGAAGATGTGGACCTCTTGGTTAGGAGGGCAGAGAGATGCTTAGAAGCAGGGGCAGACATGATAATGATTGATGCAGATGACTTATGCAGGCATGCTGATTCTGTCCGGGGAGATTTGATTGCAAAAATCATTGGTCGTCTTGGACTTGAAAAAACTATGTTTGAAGCATCAAGTCCTCAAACCTCCGAGTGGTTTGTGAAACAGTATGGTCCCAAG GTGAACCTTTTTGTGGACCATTCTCAAGTTATGGATCTAGAATGCCTTAGGGGGCAAAACCTTGGTAAAAACCACACCTCCATTCTGGGTTCATCATATTACCTATTCTGA
- the LOC116026345 gene encoding uncharacterized protein LOC116026345: MPAVWWKRSFHCKSETGDVHDPITSGKNLSKISSTRKPTTRSGCSRSIANIKDVIHGSKRHMENLHLQSPRSVGSCELLNPITHQVVLNDSSCELKITGYCFQNDKGSGNGSAFVGTIKPGTPVPVTGSHCSIPPRKPIGSDSPLRKGSSNNQLRRARSRFGSRSGASTGGDSNDSQPSTCHKCGEQFSKCEAVESHHLSKHAVTQLVEGDSSRNIVEMICRTNWSSKSDNNNNKVSDGIERILKVHNMQRTLTQFEEYREMVKTKANKLAKKHARCLADGNELLRFHGTTLECCLGMKHCSGLCTSDKCGVCQILTHGFKINGGIGVFTASTSSRALEAIKLKNDRNPGVRKALIVCRVIAGRVHKPLENVEEIAGQSGFDSLAGKVGLNSSIEELFLLSPKALLPCFVVICKP, translated from the exons atgcCAGCAGTTTGGTGGAAGAGGTCATTTCACTGTAAATCAGAAACCGGAGATGTGCATGATCCAATTACAAGTGGTAAAAATCTGAGCAAGATATCAAGTACTAGGAAGCCAACAACCAGGTCTGGTTGTTCAAGGTCTATTGCAAATATTAAAGATGTTATTCATGGAAGCAAGAGACACATGGAGAACCTACACCTGCAAAGCCCGAGATCTGTTGGAAGTTGTGAACTCTTGAATCCAATTACTCATCAGGTTGTGCTTAATGACTCATCTTGTGAACTCAAGATTACTGGTTATTGTTTCCAAAATGACAAAGGGAGTGGCAATGGTTCAGCCTTTGTGGGCACTATTAAGCCAGGTACACCTGTCCCTGTAACTGGAAGCCATTGCAGTATACCACCCAGAAAGCCAATAGGGTCAGATAGTCCTCTCAGAAAAGGCTCATCTAATAACCAATTAAGGAGGGCAAGGTCAAGGTTTGGTTCTAGGTCTGGGGCCAGCACTGGAGGAGATTCAAATGATTCTCAGCCTTCGACTTGTCACAAATGTGGTGAGCAATTCTCAAAATGCGAAGCTGTTGAATCCCATCATCTCTCCAAGCATGCTG TTACACAACTTGTTGAAGGAGATTCTTCAAGGAACATTGTAGAAATGATCTGCAGAACCAACTGGTCATCAAAGTctgataacaacaacaacaaggttaGCGATGGGATTGAAAGGATCTTGAAAGTGCACAACATGCAGAGAACACTAACACAGTTCGAAGAATATCGTGAAATGGTAAAGACCAAAGCCAACAAACTTGCCAAGAAACACGCTCGTTGCCTAGCTGACGGAAATGAGCTACTGAGATTCCATGGCACAACCCTGGAATGCTGTTTAGGCATGAAACACTGCTCAGGCCTATGCACCTCGGACAAATGTGGTGTTTGCCAGATTTTGACACATGGGTTCAAAATCAACGGCGGGATCGGAGTTTTCACAGCTTCCACAAGTAGCAGAGCACTTGAAGCCATCAAATTGAAGAATGACAGGAATCCAGGTGTGAGGAAGGCTCTCATAGTGTGCAGAGTGATAGCAGGCAGGGTGCATAAACCACTGGAGAATGTTGAAGAAATTGCTGGCCAATCAGGTTTTGACTCTTTAGCTGGTAAAGTAGGCTTGAACTCTAGTATTGAAGAACTCTTTTTACTCAGCCCCAAGGCTTTGCTTCCTTGCTTCGTTGTCATCTGCAAACCATAA
- the LOC116026312 gene encoding uncharacterized protein LOC116026312 isoform X1, whose amino-acid sequence MAKKKATMTLKDFHGGSIPSDLPLPSAPGVSVRPLDRNGFDRQTPWGSTGGRTDHKLRPGSAGASRNFDEKTPFLNHNAHIGRNFDEDERKPLDGVSVPRRMVSDESLRAQPSRVEPRKDNTSDGRARSRPVTAPVSQISSGTTSGSYASRFAEANYAGVNTQTFGGNSRVNVTSSNVGAVGGQAVIGSYSNAWGLKKEATVVKEPVATGWSALDTASKLAHASALEKVSSGRWHSKQQMNFPTEVEVLKHQEVKRESYYRGGESYDRNAYSVSDAVDGMDYNNKSLAMHAERNLALGDGIHVASNKELPAHERVHSPVFMEGPEKRASATINGVQRSQYAVKHGEPEPQSSVPSEALERPKLKLLPRSKPLGNYEPPTEYKQGHQQQSEPVRLEYGATVPESCNPHKHGVVGYEGGDRAVERPKLNLKPRSQPLEHLNDDEKGKRNTVFGGALPREVVLKARGVDDAGTNDHDRQPFSRNKQDASRTETVQVHASRYNGRAENIVTDNRTAGNTDRRDPRFNGQRSDMQRRNRQSENPRNGRDREIERYHHQQPQAQDRPTSPETWRKPVDHPKPSSDAPVRYGKVTSAIELATAFSKSVSDPSADCFSGQRNLTSRNQAPFSRLMGPPTRPQAQINSY is encoded by the exons ATGGCGAAGAAGAAAGCAACGATGACCTTGAAAGACTTCCATGGCGGTTCTATTCCTTCCGATCTCCCTCTCCCCTCTGCCCCTGGCGT AAGTGTGAGGCCATTGGATCGCAATGGATTTGACCGCCAGACACCTTGGGGGAGTACTGGAGGAAGGACTGATCACAAGCTGCGCCCTGGATCGGCAGGGGCGTCGAGGAACTTTGATGAGAAGACTCCATTCCTGAATCACAATGCTCACATAGGCCGGAATTTTGATGAGGATGAGAGGAAGCCATTGGATGGGGTATCAGTACCCCGTCGGATGGTTAGTGACGAGAGCCTTCGTGCTCAACCAAGCCGTGTCGAACCCAGGAAGGACAACACATCAGATGGTAGGGCCAGGAGCAGACCAGTAACAGCACCGGTGTCTCAGATTTCAAGTGGTACAACTAGTGGTTCTTATGCATCAAGATTTGCTGAAGCTAATTATGCTGGAGTGAATACTCAAACTTTTGGTGGCAATAGTCGTGTAAACGTGACTTCTTCAAATGTTGGTGCAGTTGGTGGTCAAGCTGTTATTGGGTCATACTCAAATGCTTGGGGATTAAAGAAAGAGGCAACAGTTGTAAAGGAGCCGGTTGCTACTGGATGGTCTGCTCTGGATACTGCATCCAAGTTGGCCCATGCCAGTGCTCTTGAGAAGGTCTCATCTGGTAGGTGGCATTCGAAGCAACAAATGAACTTCCCAACAGAAGTAGAGGTCCTTAAACATCAAGAGGTGAAGAGAGAATCGTATTACAGGGGTGGTGAAAGCTATGATAGGAATGCCTATAGCGTGAGTGATGCAGTTGATGGGATGGATTATAACAATAAGAGTCTGGCGATGCATGCTGAAAGAAATCTGGCTCTCGGTGATGGGATTCATGTTGCAAGTAATAAGGAGTTGCCTGCACATGAGAGAGTTCATTCTCCTGTGTTTATGGAGGGTCCGGAAAAGAGAGCTTCAGCTACTATCAATGGGGTTCAACGTTCTCAATATGCTGTAAAACACGGTGAACCTGAACCACAGTCATCAGTGCCTTCAGAAGCATTGGAGAGGCCGAAGTTAAAGCTGCTTCCTAGATCTAAGCCATTAGGAAATTATGAACCACCCACTGAATATAAGCAG GGGCACCAGCAGCAAAGTGAACCCGTTCGTCTTGAATATGGTGCTACTGTGCCTGAATCTTGCAATCCCCACAAACATGGTGTTGTTGGATATGAGGGTGGGGACCGAGCTGTTGAGCGCCCAAAATTGAACTTGAAGCCTCGATCACAGCCTCTTGAACACTTAAACGATGATGAAAAAGGCAAAAG GAACACAGTCTTTGGTGGTGCTCTTCCGAGAGAAGTG GTTCTAAAGGCAAGAGGCGTTGATGATGCTGGTACAAATGATCATGACCGTCAACCCTTCTCTAG GAACAAACAAGATGCCTCCAGGACAGAGACTGTGCAGGTGCATGCTTCTCGTTATAACGGAAGAGCTGAGAATATTGTCACTGATAATAGGACTGCTGGAAACACGGATAGGCGAGATCCAAGATTTAATGGTCAGAGATCAGATATGCAGAGGAGAAACAGGCAAAGTGAAAATCCAAGAAATGGCAGAGACAGGGAGATCGAGAGGTACCATCACCAGCAACCACAGGCACAGGACAGGCCAACCTCACCAGAAACCTGGCGCAAGCCTGTTGATCATCCAAAACCTTCCAGCGATGCTCCAGTGCGATATGGGAAAGTAACCTCTGCAATTGAGCTTGCCACGGCCTTTTCGAAATCAGTTTCTGACCCATCTGCAGATTGTTTTTCTGGCCAGAGAAACCTCACCAGCCGGAATCAGGCCCCCTTTTCCCGACTGATGGGTCCTCCCACAAGGCCTCAAGCTCAGATCAATAGCTATTAA
- the LOC116026312 gene encoding uncharacterized protein LOC116026312 isoform X2 — protein MAKKKATMTLKDFHGGSIPSDLPLPSAPGVVRPLDRNGFDRQTPWGSTGGRTDHKLRPGSAGASRNFDEKTPFLNHNAHIGRNFDEDERKPLDGVSVPRRMVSDESLRAQPSRVEPRKDNTSDGRARSRPVTAPVSQISSGTTSGSYASRFAEANYAGVNTQTFGGNSRVNVTSSNVGAVGGQAVIGSYSNAWGLKKEATVVKEPVATGWSALDTASKLAHASALEKVSSGRWHSKQQMNFPTEVEVLKHQEVKRESYYRGGESYDRNAYSVSDAVDGMDYNNKSLAMHAERNLALGDGIHVASNKELPAHERVHSPVFMEGPEKRASATINGVQRSQYAVKHGEPEPQSSVPSEALERPKLKLLPRSKPLGNYEPPTEYKQGHQQQSEPVRLEYGATVPESCNPHKHGVVGYEGGDRAVERPKLNLKPRSQPLEHLNDDEKGKRNTVFGGALPREVVLKARGVDDAGTNDHDRQPFSRNKQDASRTETVQVHASRYNGRAENIVTDNRTAGNTDRRDPRFNGQRSDMQRRNRQSENPRNGRDREIERYHHQQPQAQDRPTSPETWRKPVDHPKPSSDAPVRYGKVTSAIELATAFSKSVSDPSADCFSGQRNLTSRNQAPFSRLMGPPTRPQAQINSY, from the exons ATGGCGAAGAAGAAAGCAACGATGACCTTGAAAGACTTCCATGGCGGTTCTATTCCTTCCGATCTCCCTCTCCCCTCTGCCCCTGGCGT TGTGAGGCCATTGGATCGCAATGGATTTGACCGCCAGACACCTTGGGGGAGTACTGGAGGAAGGACTGATCACAAGCTGCGCCCTGGATCGGCAGGGGCGTCGAGGAACTTTGATGAGAAGACTCCATTCCTGAATCACAATGCTCACATAGGCCGGAATTTTGATGAGGATGAGAGGAAGCCATTGGATGGGGTATCAGTACCCCGTCGGATGGTTAGTGACGAGAGCCTTCGTGCTCAACCAAGCCGTGTCGAACCCAGGAAGGACAACACATCAGATGGTAGGGCCAGGAGCAGACCAGTAACAGCACCGGTGTCTCAGATTTCAAGTGGTACAACTAGTGGTTCTTATGCATCAAGATTTGCTGAAGCTAATTATGCTGGAGTGAATACTCAAACTTTTGGTGGCAATAGTCGTGTAAACGTGACTTCTTCAAATGTTGGTGCAGTTGGTGGTCAAGCTGTTATTGGGTCATACTCAAATGCTTGGGGATTAAAGAAAGAGGCAACAGTTGTAAAGGAGCCGGTTGCTACTGGATGGTCTGCTCTGGATACTGCATCCAAGTTGGCCCATGCCAGTGCTCTTGAGAAGGTCTCATCTGGTAGGTGGCATTCGAAGCAACAAATGAACTTCCCAACAGAAGTAGAGGTCCTTAAACATCAAGAGGTGAAGAGAGAATCGTATTACAGGGGTGGTGAAAGCTATGATAGGAATGCCTATAGCGTGAGTGATGCAGTTGATGGGATGGATTATAACAATAAGAGTCTGGCGATGCATGCTGAAAGAAATCTGGCTCTCGGTGATGGGATTCATGTTGCAAGTAATAAGGAGTTGCCTGCACATGAGAGAGTTCATTCTCCTGTGTTTATGGAGGGTCCGGAAAAGAGAGCTTCAGCTACTATCAATGGGGTTCAACGTTCTCAATATGCTGTAAAACACGGTGAACCTGAACCACAGTCATCAGTGCCTTCAGAAGCATTGGAGAGGCCGAAGTTAAAGCTGCTTCCTAGATCTAAGCCATTAGGAAATTATGAACCACCCACTGAATATAAGCAG GGGCACCAGCAGCAAAGTGAACCCGTTCGTCTTGAATATGGTGCTACTGTGCCTGAATCTTGCAATCCCCACAAACATGGTGTTGTTGGATATGAGGGTGGGGACCGAGCTGTTGAGCGCCCAAAATTGAACTTGAAGCCTCGATCACAGCCTCTTGAACACTTAAACGATGATGAAAAAGGCAAAAG GAACACAGTCTTTGGTGGTGCTCTTCCGAGAGAAGTG GTTCTAAAGGCAAGAGGCGTTGATGATGCTGGTACAAATGATCATGACCGTCAACCCTTCTCTAG GAACAAACAAGATGCCTCCAGGACAGAGACTGTGCAGGTGCATGCTTCTCGTTATAACGGAAGAGCTGAGAATATTGTCACTGATAATAGGACTGCTGGAAACACGGATAGGCGAGATCCAAGATTTAATGGTCAGAGATCAGATATGCAGAGGAGAAACAGGCAAAGTGAAAATCCAAGAAATGGCAGAGACAGGGAGATCGAGAGGTACCATCACCAGCAACCACAGGCACAGGACAGGCCAACCTCACCAGAAACCTGGCGCAAGCCTGTTGATCATCCAAAACCTTCCAGCGATGCTCCAGTGCGATATGGGAAAGTAACCTCTGCAATTGAGCTTGCCACGGCCTTTTCGAAATCAGTTTCTGACCCATCTGCAGATTGTTTTTCTGGCCAGAGAAACCTCACCAGCCGGAATCAGGCCCCCTTTTCCCGACTGATGGGTCCTCCCACAAGGCCTCAAGCTCAGATCAATAGCTATTAA